In Rosa rugosa chromosome 4, drRosRugo1.1, whole genome shotgun sequence, the genomic stretch GAGTACTTGTAATCATTTGGGAGATGTGCCATCCAGGCGGAGTGATAAAAGTGTTTTGTTGTTAAATTTTGCCTTGATGCCAAGGTACTCTTTCCAAGTTACTGAGGGATAGAGGGGAGGATGACTTGGTCCTACCAATTTTGAAAGTGGTGAGATTTCTGCACTTATCGGTGGTCCGTATAGGTAAGCAACTGATACACGATGATGAGTACGATTTACCACAGCACGGTGGAAGACATTGTGGTACAACCCATTAGACAAAATATGAATTAAATCACCAATGTTGATCACCAAAGCACCCGGGATTGGTGGAATCATGATCCAACTCCCGTCTCGGAGAACTTGCAAACCACTAATGTTGCCTTGGTGGACAATTGAGAGGAGATTTGAATCAGTATGATCAACCAAACCCATGGCTCGATCTGGATCTGGACAAGCTGGGTAAGAATTCAATTGTAAGGCAGCAGATGCAGCTTCAAGTTCACTATTTGGGTTAGCCCATTTGACATCTTCCTTGAATACGCCTAATGACCCAAGCATTAGCCACATCAGCCTCTCCGCAagctttttcatttctttctcatattcttcaaaaataGAACTGCAATAATCAAGACATTCCTTACTGCATATTGAAGATGTTATATGTAatatcataaaaaaaattaatgaagtAAGCACATAATTACTATCGTTGCTAGTTGCATTACGCTAAGAAAATTTGAGCTTCATCTAGCAATTGAACATATAAGTACtctttgaaaaagaagaaaaaaaaaaatcaacaccaACTAGGATTTAAAACTAggatttaatttttttctctcacCACCCCACCCACATCCATGTGCAAGTAAGATTCACATCTAGGACTCCCCCATCATTAATCAACAAACCATAGCTtagttttattttggatttaatATTTACAAATCAAT encodes the following:
- the LOC133707393 gene encoding gibberellin 3-beta-dioxygenase 1-like; the protein is MSSKLTDVFESHPLYLHQDHPDDFKSLHELPDQYKWARVDEYPSIDSPTLESVAIIDLNDPNALQLIGHACKTWGIFQVTNHGVPQKLVDDIESATRCLFTLPMELKLKAARPPTGFSGYGFHRISAFCEKLMWSEGFTIVGSPLEHFHQLWPEDYLKFCSIFEEYEKEMKKLAERLMWLMLGSLGVFKEDVKWANPNSELEAASAALQLNSYPACPDPDRAMGLVDHTDSNLLSIVHQGNISGLQVLRDGSWIMIPPIPGALVINIGDLIHILSNGLYHNVFHRAVVNRTHHRVSVAYLYGPPISAEISPLSKLVGPSHPPLYPSVTWKEYLGIKAKFNNKTLLSLRLDGTSPK